From Cryptomeria japonica unplaced genomic scaffold, Sugi_1.0 HiC_scaffold_28, whole genome shotgun sequence, a single genomic window includes:
- the LOC131861597 gene encoding phospholipase A1-Igamma1, chloroplastic-like — protein MAVFPLPQLEDNAVLLPSSQTNSTQPQLCDVWRDIQGAHNWNGLLDPMVPNLKAEALRYGNLAQLCYDAFDGKSYSKNYGTCYHSKRDLFNKMGMSESGYQVTKYVYANTNLLNQVFGEKPKDQGVWLGFIAVCTDPNEIRRLGRRDIVIAWRGTQTAEEWIEDLRDILVPTRLSYRCKRTGKNQEHHFADGVLIERGFLSCYTSTVRHRQGAAGATVNISTRDLVVSEIERLIQVYEKEMDNLSITFTGHSLGAALATLSAYDIKQMLCTKHNFHQIPVTVFAFASPRVGNLAFAKRVEEIGVKVLRFVNKRDVVPKVPGVCMNENVGCLSKLLHWLPWTYFHVGFELPLHNNSPFIQHTHNLAYFHNLELYLHLLDGYVGSKQPFSWSGRDHALVNKSCDLLREKYEIPPKWWQEQNKGLVKGPDGKWTQPSEEE, from the coding sequence ATGGCCGTATTTCCATTGCCCCAGCTTGAAGATAATGCTGTATTATTACCCAGTTCCCAAACTAACTCAACGCAGCCTCAGCTATGTGACGtatggagagatatacaaggtgcCCATAATTGGAATGGTTTGCTTGATCCCATGGTGCCCAATTTGAAAGCTGAAGCTCTCAGATATGGGAATTTGGCACAGCTTTGTTACGACGCATTTGATGGCAAAAGCTACTCCAAAAACTACGGCACATGTTATCACAGTAAAAGAGATCTGTTCAATAAGATGGGCATGTCTGAAAGTGGCTACCAAGTCACTAAATATGTTTACGCCAATACTAATCTGTTAAATCAAGTTTTTGGTGAGAAACCAAAAGACCAAGGTGTTTGGTTGGGTTTTATTGCAGTTTGCACGGATCCAAATGAGATAAGAAGGCTTGGACGACGAGACATAGTGATTGCATGGAGAGGAACTCAGACTGCTGAAGAATGGATAGAAGACCTGAGAGATATTCTTGTACCTACAAGATTATCCTATAGATGCAAGAGGACAGGCAAAAACCAAGAGCATCATTTCGCGGATGGAGTACTAATTGAGAGAGGATTCCTGAGCTGCTATACTTCAACTGTCCGTCACCGTCAAGGCGCTGCAGGAGCCACTGTGAACATCAGCACCAGAGATTTGGTAGTCTCAGAGATAGAACGATTGATTCAAGTTTATGAAAAAGAGATGGACAATTTAAGCATAACATTTACGGGACACAGCTTAGGAGCTGCTCTTGCAACCTTGAGCGCTTATGATATCAAACAAATGCTTTGCACCAAGCATAATTTTCATCAAATTCCCGTCACCGTCTTCGCTTTTGCCTCTCCCCGGGTGGGAAATCTTGCGTTTGCTAAACGGGTGGAGGAGATTGGAGTGAAAGTGCTGAGGTTTGTGAACAAGCGTGACGTGGTTCCCAAAGTGCCCGGAGTTTGTATGAACGAGAACGTGGGATGCCTCAGCAAATTGCTGCATTGGCTTCCGTGGACATACTTTCATGTTGGCTTCGAGCTTCCTTTACACAACAATTCTCCATTCATTCAGCACACCCATAATCTTGCCTACTTTCATAATTTAGAGCTTTACTTGCATTTACTGGACGGGTATGTTGGAAGTAAGCAGCCGTTTTCTTGGAGTGGAAGAGATCATGCTCTGGTTAATAAGAGCTGTGATTTATTGCGCGAGAAATATGAAATTCCTCCAAAATGGTGGCAGGAACAGAACAAGGGCCTCGTTAAAGGTCCAGATGGCAAATGGACGCAGCCATCAGAAGAGGAATAA